A genomic stretch from Methanobacterium sp. includes:
- a CDS encoding NAD(+) kinase — MRIGIVTRHDIHKGVELAGEITNFLIKEDVDVLLDPLITAELDKYSELSCELPDMDVDIIIAIGGDGTILRTQSLIDGKKIPVFGINMGTVGFLTEIGPEETFHALKEVLNGNYFIEERTRLEVWHNHDLAPALNEVVLMTRTPAKMLHIEIKVDDEIVEELRADGLIVATPSGSTAYSMSAGGPIVDPRVDAFIIVPICPFKLGSRPTVVSSKSIIQVRLLREGKKAIAVIDGQFEEEINYMEEIVFKKSDQCAYFVRLTKEFYKKVREKLMKGGIDSE; from the coding sequence ATGCGTATAGGTATTGTAACACGTCATGATATCCATAAAGGTGTAGAACTTGCTGGTGAAATTACTAATTTCCTTATTAAAGAAGATGTAGATGTGCTTTTAGACCCTTTAATCACCGCTGAACTTGATAAATATTCTGAGTTATCATGTGAACTTCCTGATATGGATGTAGACATAATCATTGCCATTGGAGGAGATGGAACTATTTTAAGAACCCAAAGCCTTATTGATGGTAAAAAAATACCTGTGTTCGGAATAAATATGGGTACAGTCGGTTTTCTAACAGAAATAGGTCCTGAAGAGACTTTTCATGCTCTAAAAGAAGTGTTGAATGGTAATTATTTCATTGAAGAGAGGACACGTCTTGAAGTTTGGCACAATCATGATTTAGCCCCTGCATTAAATGAAGTAGTTTTAATGACAAGAACACCTGCAAAAATGCTTCATATTGAAATAAAAGTAGATGATGAAATTGTTGAAGAATTAAGAGCAGATGGACTAATAGTTGCAACTCCAAGTGGATCTACTGCTTATTCCATGTCTGCAGGCGGCCCTATAGTCGATCCCCGAGTTGATGCATTTATAATAGTTCCAATATGTCCATTTAAGCTTGGTTCACGCCCTACAGTAGTATCAAGTAAAAGTATTATACAAGTTAGGTTACTTAGAGAAGGTAAAAAGGCTATTGCAGTAATTGACGGACAATTTGAAGAGGAAATTAATTACATGGAAGAAATTGTCTTTAAAAAATCAGATCAATGTGCCTACTTTGTAAGGTTAACTAAAGAGTTCTATAAAAAAGTAAGAGAAAAGCTTATGAAAGGCGGAATAGACTCTGAATAA
- a CDS encoding bifunctional fructose-bisphosphatase/inositol-phosphate phosphatase: protein MENKDMEFWRNVSYDIIDEVQKAISPLVGKEKSGEVMKIGADGTPTKLIDEVAEEKVIEVLENTGKTVNLVSEEIGEVKIGNGKPEATFVVDPLDGTANAVKNIPAYAISIAIAPALDLSTINDIKMGFVKNFATGDLYEGFKGKGSHVNGNKLITSSHETIAGSSIGVYIRGAKMDEIGEIFSLVRRIRLLGSIAIELCYVAGGTYDAFLDIRGNLRIIDMAAAKLIIEEAGGTMTDENCKDLNNKLNVKERTSVVASSNSSIHSDIIKFLEVL, encoded by the coding sequence ATGGAAAACAAAGATATGGAGTTTTGGAGGAATGTTTCCTATGATATAATCGATGAAGTTCAAAAAGCCATCTCCCCATTAGTTGGTAAGGAGAAATCCGGTGAAGTCATGAAAATCGGAGCTGATGGTACTCCTACAAAATTAATTGACGAAGTAGCAGAAGAAAAAGTTATAGAAGTTCTAGAAAATACTGGAAAAACAGTTAATCTTGTTAGTGAAGAAATAGGCGAAGTTAAAATAGGAAATGGAAAACCTGAAGCCACATTTGTAGTTGATCCGCTGGACGGAACAGCGAATGCCGTAAAAAACATACCTGCTTATGCAATATCCATTGCAATTGCTCCTGCTTTAGATTTATCAACAATAAATGATATTAAAATGGGTTTTGTTAAAAATTTTGCTACAGGAGACCTTTATGAGGGTTTTAAAGGAAAAGGATCCCATGTTAATGGAAATAAGTTGATAACATCTTCACATGAAACTATTGCAGGTTCTTCAATAGGAGTTTATATTCGCGGTGCCAAAATGGATGAAATAGGCGAAATATTCAGTTTAGTAAGACGAATAAGGCTTTTAGGCTCCATTGCTATTGAATTATGTTATGTAGCTGGTGGAACATATGATGCATTTCTTGATATCAGGGGAAATTTAAGAATTATTGATATGGCAGCAGCAAAACTCATAATCGAAGAAGCTGGTGGAACAATGACTGACGAAAACTGTAAAGATTTAAATAACAAATTAAATGTTAAAGAAAGAACATCTGTAGTTGCTTCTTCAAATTCAAGTATCCATAGCGATATAATCAAATTTTTGGAGGTTTTATAA
- a CDS encoding arginine decarboxylase, pyruvoyl-dependent: protein MKIAITSGKAEGPSKLNAFDNALLDAGIGDVNLIKVSSIIPKGSKFVELPKLEAGAMINCVLAHSTSDNKGDIISAAIAVATSEDFGCVVENSALNKDPEEVKEKAVFMVKEMMKIREMEINKIIVETQSHVVKDEGSVVAAVVYLE from the coding sequence ATGAAAATAGCAATAACTTCAGGAAAGGCAGAAGGTCCAAGTAAACTCAATGCATTTGACAATGCCCTATTAGATGCAGGAATAGGGGATGTAAATTTAATTAAAGTATCCAGTATAATTCCAAAAGGCTCAAAATTCGTAGAACTTCCAAAACTGGAAGCAGGGGCCATGATAAACTGTGTTTTAGCCCATTCAACATCCGATAACAAAGGAGATATCATTTCTGCGGCAATCGCCGTTGCAACATCTGAGGATTTTGGATGTGTAGTGGAAAATTCAGCTTTAAATAAAGATCCAGAAGAAGTAAAGGAAAAAGCAGTTTTTATGGTTAAAGAAATGATGAAAATTAGGGAAATGGAAATTAATAAAATTATTGTTGAAACCCAGAGCCATGTTGTTAAAGATGAAGGTTCAGTAGTGGCTGCAGTAGTATATTTGGAGTAA
- a CDS encoding translation initiation factor IF-5A, producing the protein MSKKVVEVKTLKVGKYVILDGEASKISSIQTSSPGKHGAAKARVEATGIFDGQKRSFVKPVDSKCDVPMIDKRVAQVLALMGKDVQLMDLESYETFELPIPEELKKDIVEGAEVDYIEALGKQKIMRVK; encoded by the coding sequence ATGTCAAAGAAGGTTGTAGAAGTAAAAACCTTAAAAGTAGGTAAATATGTCATTTTAGACGGTGAAGCATCAAAAATTTCAAGTATTCAGACATCATCTCCTGGAAAACACGGCGCTGCAAAGGCAAGAGTGGAAGCTACAGGAATATTTGACGGTCAAAAAAGAAGCTTTGTAAAACCTGTTGATTCCAAGTGTGACGTCCCAATGATTGATAAAAGAGTAGCTCAAGTCCTTGCTTTAATGGGGAAGGATGTTCAACTCATGGATCTTGAATCTTACGAAACATTTGAATTACCTATACCTGAAGAACTTAAAAAGGACATTGTTGAAGGCGCAGAAGTTGATTACATAGAGGCGTTGGGCAAGCAAAAAATCATGAGGGTTAAATAG
- the speB gene encoding agmatinase, producing the protein MLFYTQNPLQFAFSKIGDESEISNLNKNAKNFGIIGAPFDSTSTYKTGARFGPKTVREASYNFERYNMVLKKTLDANIYDFGDIEVIQGNFKKTSQLIESTVSDILEMSIIPIVIGGEHTVSYGVLKAMDVEDITIIHFDAHMDLRDEYMGEKYSHATVMRRIMDLNPKGMIQIGLRSSLEEEIKFARENQISYFTSHEVNENLEKVKNTIKKVKGPIYLSLDIDMLDPAYAPNVGTPSPCGLNPFQLESLIHSFKGKEVVGFDLVEVSSTEIGNITSINGAKAIYDFLSVQ; encoded by the coding sequence ATGCTTTTTTACACACAAAACCCTTTACAATTTGCATTTTCAAAGATAGGCGACGAATCAGAAATCTCCAATTTAAATAAAAATGCCAAAAATTTTGGTATAATTGGAGCACCATTTGATAGTACATCAACCTATAAAACTGGTGCAAGATTTGGTCCAAAGACTGTTCGTGAAGCATCTTATAATTTTGAAAGATATAATATGGTTTTAAAAAAAACTTTAGATGCAAATATTTATGATTTCGGCGATATCGAAGTAATTCAGGGTAATTTCAAAAAAACATCTCAGTTAATAGAATCAACTGTATCAGATATTTTAGAGATGAGTATTATTCCAATAGTCATCGGCGGTGAACATACTGTAAGTTACGGTGTTTTAAAAGCGATGGATGTTGAAGATATAACAATTATTCATTTTGATGCCCATATGGACCTGCGAGATGAATATATGGGTGAAAAATATTCCCATGCAACTGTAATGCGCCGAATAATGGATTTAAATCCCAAGGGTATGATTCAAATTGGCTTGAGGTCATCTTTAGAAGAAGAAATCAAATTTGCGCGAGAAAACCAGATAAGCTATTTTACTTCTCATGAAGTCAATGAAAACCTTGAAAAGGTTAAAAATACAATAAAAAAGGTTAAAGGTCCTATTTATCTAAGTTTGGACATAGATATGCTTGATCCAGCTTATGCACCCAATGTAGGCACTCCTTCTCCATGCGGATTAAATCCTTTCCAACTTGAAAGTCTGATCCACTCATTTAAAGGAAAAGAAGTGGTTGGTTTTGATTTAGTTGAAGTTTCATCAACTGAAATTGGAAATATAACCTCAATTAATGGTGCAAAAGCAATTTATGACTTTTTATCTGTTCAATAA
- a CDS encoding TIGR00300 family protein gives MNTREVKLSGHIIDSLTLPKSLDLIMDMGGDFEILDVHVGKHKKDISHAKIKVIGKDESHLGEILDELGEIGAVIVEIKEIELLESQKDKTLPEDFYSTTNHPTYVRYRDEWVEVEDIEMDCMIVIDPDEEKAKCLPIGKIKKGNLIVVGREGIKVVPPERPRGKKGVFEFMSSEASSEKPVRSIIEKIASEIREIKERKGKIAIVAGPAIIHTGSALILARMIREGIIDVLFAGNALATHDIENALYGTSLGVCTKHGEAVVRGHRHHIYAINEINKAGSIKEAVDKGILTSGIMYECVKNNVPFVLAGSIRDDGPLPDVITDVIDAQEEMRKYAQNVDMVIMIATMLHSIATGNILPSYVKSICVDINPATVTKLADRGSAQVVSIVTDVGAFLPILYENLEGLDCIKE, from the coding sequence ATGAATACAAGAGAAGTTAAACTTTCAGGACACATAATTGACTCATTAACACTCCCTAAATCTCTTGATCTTATAATGGACATGGGTGGAGATTTTGAAATTCTTGATGTTCATGTAGGTAAACATAAAAAGGATATAAGTCATGCTAAAATCAAGGTTATAGGAAAAGATGAATCTCATTTAGGAGAAATACTGGATGAATTAGGTGAAATAGGGGCAGTAATTGTAGAAATCAAGGAAATCGAGCTTCTTGAATCTCAAAAAGATAAAACACTTCCTGAAGATTTTTATTCAACCACAAATCACCCTACTTATGTCCGATATAGGGATGAATGGGTAGAGGTTGAAGATATTGAAATGGACTGTATGATTGTAATTGATCCAGATGAAGAAAAAGCCAAATGTTTGCCAATAGGTAAAATAAAGAAGGGAAATTTAATTGTTGTGGGAAGGGAAGGTATTAAAGTTGTTCCTCCTGAAAGGCCTAGGGGTAAAAAGGGTGTTTTTGAGTTCATGTCCAGTGAAGCGTCATCAGAAAAGCCTGTAAGGTCCATTATAGAAAAAATTGCTTCTGAAATCAGAGAAATTAAAGAAAGGAAAGGTAAAATAGCTATTGTAGCAGGTCCAGCAATAATACACACAGGTTCAGCACTAATTCTTGCTCGAATGATAAGAGAAGGGATTATTGATGTTTTATTTGCAGGTAATGCCCTTGCAACCCATGATATTGAAAACGCACTTTATGGAACATCACTTGGAGTTTGCACCAAACATGGTGAAGCTGTTGTTAGGGGTCACAGGCATCATATTTACGCTATTAATGAAATAAATAAGGCAGGTTCAATAAAAGAAGCTGTGGATAAAGGAATATTGACTAGCGGAATTATGTATGAATGCGTGAAAAATAATGTACCATTTGTGCTTGCAGGCTCAATAAGGGATGATGGGCCTCTTCCAGATGTTATAACTGACGTAATAGATGCGCAAGAGGAAATGCGAAAATATGCACAGAATGTGGATATGGTGATTATGATTGCAACAATGCTTCATTCTATAGCAACAGGAAACATACTCCCGTCTTATGTAAAAAGTATATGTGTGGATATAAATCCTGCAACAGTCACAAAACTCGCAGATAGGGGAAGTGCTCAGGTTGTAAGCATAGTTACAGACGTTGGGGCATTTTTACCTATTTTATATGAAAATCTTGAAGGATTGGATTGTATTAAAGAATAA
- a CDS encoding NAD(P)/FAD-dependent oxidoreductase: MDKVLISGAGLAGLSAAINLAKEGYEVNVFERNKDVGQRFHGDLQGLENWSEKEDVLAEIRKMSIDTNFDCHPFSIITATNSIKTNEVTTLKKPLYYLVKRGNVDNSLDFGLKEQALDAGVNIHFEKTINEEDADIVATGPVLENVVGVVKGITFKTDLKDTATVLFNNEAAFKGYSYLLVTKGYGCMSSVLLDNFNKTDSCFRKTKEFFSNLYKFNIEEARNCGGMGCFSINSRFKKGKTIFVGEAAGLQDLFLGFGMRYAITSGFQAARSIINDEDYEIMAKSCFEGKLKAGIVNRYLWEKLNKNNYSLAVNNFNWIINNFNWIYNYNMFWRILYPFALNGMRRRYNWFK; the protein is encoded by the coding sequence ATGGATAAAGTATTGATTTCTGGTGCTGGTCTTGCAGGTTTATCTGCAGCTATTAATCTTGCAAAAGAAGGCTATGAAGTCAATGTTTTTGAGAGAAATAAAGATGTTGGACAAAGATTTCATGGAGATCTTCAAGGTCTTGAGAACTGGTCTGAAAAAGAAGATGTTTTAGCGGAAATTAGAAAAATGAGCATCGATACAAACTTCGACTGTCATCCTTTCAGTATAATAACTGCTACTAACAGTATAAAAACTAATGAAGTAACAACTTTAAAAAAACCACTATATTACCTTGTTAAAAGGGGAAATGTGGATAATAGCCTTGATTTTGGTTTAAAAGAACAGGCATTAGATGCTGGCGTTAATATACACTTTGAAAAAACAATTAATGAAGAAGATGCAGATATTGTGGCAACAGGACCTGTTTTAGAAAATGTTGTAGGTGTTGTTAAAGGAATAACATTTAAAACAGACCTAAAAGATACTGCTACGGTTTTATTTAACAATGAAGCTGCTTTTAAGGGATATTCATATCTTCTTGTAACTAAAGGATATGGATGCATGTCATCAGTTCTATTAGATAATTTTAATAAAACTGATTCCTGTTTTAGGAAAACAAAGGAATTTTTTTCTAATTTATATAAATTTAATATTGAAGAGGCACGAAATTGCGGAGGAATGGGCTGTTTTTCTATAAATAGCAGATTTAAAAAGGGGAAAACTATATTTGTAGGGGAAGCTGCTGGTTTACAGGATTTATTTTTAGGTTTTGGGATGAGATACGCAATAACTTCAGGTTTTCAAGCAGCAAGAAGTATTATTAATGATGAAGACTATGAAATTATGGCTAAATCGTGTTTTGAGGGTAAATTAAAAGCAGGTATTGTAAACCGTTATTTATGGGAAAAATTAAATAAAAATAATTACTCATTGGCAGTGAATAATTTTAATTGGATTATAAATAATTTTAATTGGATATATAATTATAACATGTTTTGGAGGATTTTATATCCTTTTGCATTAAATGGGATGAGAAGAAGATATAATTGGTTTAAATGA